A window of Coraliomargarita sinensis genomic DNA:
GCACTCGACCATGGGACTCCATTTGACCAGACTGGATTACATCTAATCGGAGCTGGTCAACACCATTGTTCGCCGCCCGGTTTTCGACAATCACTTGAAATCCAAAACACACAAGCTCGATTGCCAGTCCTAATCGTTCGCCAAAAAATGAAAAAAGTAGCTATCTTCGGAACTCTTGCTGCGATCATTGCAGGCTTATTCTTTATTATTTCACCCTTAATAAAACGTACCCAGGCCTTCTTCATAGAGGATTCCATCCACGGTCGCTACTTTCCCGTCGTCCGAGCCATACTAGAATTCACAGAAGAGAAAGGTGTCGCACCGAGAGAATTAGCTGAATTGATCCCTGAATACCTGCAGAGTCTCCCGGAGAGCAAACATGTTGACCGTCTAAAGATCATGAGTGAGGGAGAGAATTGGACTCTGACACTTTACAGCGAGGCTACTGGCCAACACCGAACCTATCAAGCGAGACGACCGAACTTCACCGACAAAGAAATTGAATCATCTTTGCTTTTTTATCATGACACATGGCTCGTCGAGGGAGACTAACCATTCGATGTAGAAAAGAATGACGGAGGTCTGCCGGAGATGGCGAAGCAATGAAACCACCCGCTTCCTTCTTCGCTCTTAGAGCTACGCAGGACAGGACGCTGGACATGGAGAATAAAATGAAAAAGGTAATATCCTATTCTTTGATGGCCCTGGGATTTCTTTGGATATTGGGCATCGCTTTGAGTTCTTACCATCACACCGCATGGATGTCTCATTCCCAGAGTCTGGGAACAAACGAAGAAGTCAAAAGAGTTGAAGCGACTCGTGCCATGCGTGAGCTTTCTCTCAACATCAAGGACCACTACAGAATAATCACCGTACCAGCTTCTTTGATTCTTATTGGTGGAATCTTAAACACATCCAGGACTGAAAGGTAGCAACCTCGTCCGGGAGAGGCCGGCGCGCGGCAAACAACGACCTGGCAGCTGTCGCGATTACGCCTTCAGCCTGAAGGCACACATTGCGAAGGGCGGCACATCCAGCTTGATGGAGTACGGACGGCCGTCCCACTCGATCGCCTCGGCTTCGATCCCGCCGCAGTTACCGTAGCCCTGGCCGCCGTAATCCTTGGCATCCGTGTTGATGACTTCTTTCCAGAAACCTGCGTGCGGCACGCCGACGCGATAGCCTTCCCGACGAACCGGGGTAAAGTTACCGACGGCAACGATGCCATCCGTCTTCTTCTTACCTTTTCTCAGGAAGCTGAGCACGCTGTTGTCGCCATCGGTGCAGTTGATCCACTCGAAACCGGCTTCCTCGTTATCCAGTTTCGCGACGGCGGGCATCTTGCGATAAAAATGGTTCAGGTCGCGGATCAGCATCTGAATACCCCGGTGGTCGATGTACTCGAGTAAATGCCAATCCAGGCTGGCGTTGTATTTCCACTCGGCGGACTGACCGAAGTCACTCCCCATAAAGAGGGTCTTCTTGCCCGGCCAGAGCCACATCAAGGCGTAGAGCAAACGCAGCTGGTGCGCCTTGTTCGACATGGGTTCGCCGGGCATTTTCATGATCATGGAGCCTTTGCCATGCACGACTTCGTCGTGGGAGAAAACCTGGGTAAAATGCTCGGAATACTGATAGAGCATCCCGAAGGAGAGCTGCCCGTGCTCATACTTCCGGTAAATCGGGTCCTTGCTGAAATACTGCAGCGTGTCGTGCATCCAGCCCATATTCCACTTCATATCGAAGCCGAGGCCGCCGTCTTTTACCGGCTTGGTCACCCCGGGAAAGGCGGTGGACTCTTCGGCAATCATTAAGGTACCCGGAAACAGTTCATGCGCAAGTACATTGGTTTTCTTGAGAAACTCGATCGCTTCGAGGTTTTCCCGGCCACCGTGTTTATTGGGGATCCACTCCCCTTCTTCCCTGGAATAATCGAGGTAGAGCATGGAGGCCACCGCGTCGACCCGCAGGCCGTCGATGTGATAACGTTCCAGCCAGGCCAGCGCGGAGGCGATGAGAAAGCCGCGCACTTCATCGCGACCGAAGTTGAAAATCAACGTGCCCCAGTCGTGGTGAAACCCCTGGCGCGGGTCCGCATGTTCGTAGAGCGCGGTGCCGTCGAACTGTGCGAGCGCGAAGCTGTCGGTGGGAAAGTGTGCCGGCACCCAGTCCATGATCACCCCGATCCCTTTCTGGTGCAGGATGTCGACCAAATACATGAAATCCTTGGGCGAGCCGAATCGATGGGTGGGCGCGAAGAAGCCCGTCACCTGATACCCCCAAGAGCCATCGAACGGGTGTTCCGAAAGCGGCATGAACTCAACGTGGGTGTAGCCCATCTCCTTGACATAATCGACCAGCTCTTTGGCCATTTCGCGATAGGTCAGGGGGCGATTGGCATCCTCCACCACCAGCTTCCATGAACCGGCATGCAGTTCATAGACCGAAATCGGTTCCTCCATCCAGTTGGTCTTTTCGCGGCGCTTGATCCACGCCGCATCGCCCCACTCGTAGTCGTCGACTTCGCAGATGATGGAGGCATTGTGCGGGGGCGCTTCGAAGAAAGTCGCGTAAGGGTCGGTCTTGAGCTGCGGTATCCCCTGTGCGGTGGCGATCTCGAATTTGTATTTCATGCCGGACTCCAGGCCGGGGATAAAGAGCTCCCAGACACCTGAATTGCCGATACGGCGCATGGGATGGTAACGCCCGTTCCAGTGATTGAAATCACCAACTACGGAAACCCGCTGTGCATTGGGGGCCCAAACGGCAAAGGACGCCCCCTGAACACCGTCGACCTCGCGGAGATGCGAACCCATTTTGTGGTGTACCCGGGTGTCCGTGCCTTCACTGATGAGATAGAGATCGTCGTCGGAAATAGTCGGCAAAAACCTGTAGGGATCGAAGAACTGGCGAATCTCGCCATTGAAACGCTCGATCCGAAGACGGTAGCGGAAAACGTCCTTGCGGTCCTCGATCAAGCCCTCGAAAAAACCGTCCTTGCTGATTTTCTTCAAGGGGTAGCGCGCCCCCTCAGGCTTCGCGACATCGACGACCTCGCAGCTTTTGGCGTCATCCAAGTATGCCCGGACCAGGAGGCACTTCTTACCATCCTTCGTTTTGTGAGGATGCATACCAAGAATGTCGTGGGGCTGGGCGCACTTCACCTTGGTGACGGAATCGAGCTCTGCTTTTGTCGTAATCACGACACAGAGAAAACCACTCTGCCGCGGACTGGCAAGAACCGTTCCTCGTGCAAAACCCTGTCGATCCGAATGGCAGGTTAAGCGGTCGTAGTGTGTTTGTTCTGCTGCTGGACGTAGGTGACCCGCTTTAGCCGGTCACCCGAGCGGGCAAGTGCTGCCGTTTGGCCGATTCAGGTCGCACGGCTTCCGCCTTGGCATATAGATACGGCGGACAGGCAAGCAGGGCGACTACGGTAAATACGCTTAACTCAGTTTCATCGCGGCTGATTCTGCTCCGATCATGCTCGCAGAAGCCCGCAGAACTGCTCGCCATGACGATAAAAGGCTTGTCGATGGAAATACGCCTGCTCATATTCCGCCCCCGTGCGAAAAATTGCCCGGTTAACAACACTTTGTCTCATCACAGCCCTTCCCGGGCTGGATGCTGCCCTACCCGAGCTGAGCGCTCTGGAACCGCTCGAATTCGATGAAGAATCACAACGACTGGTGGCGCGGGGCGATGCGATCCTGAGTTTCGAGGATACCCGTGTGCGGGCCGACAGAATCACTTACTACCAGGAGTACGGCCTTGCCGACGCCGAAGGTAATGTTGCCGTGACTCAGGCGGGCAACCGCCTCATTGCCGACCGCCTGAGCTACGAAGCCGATAAGGATGTTTTTGCCGTGGACCTGCTGCGTACCGGGCAGTGGCCATTTCATATCAGCGGGGTATCCGCAGGTGGCACGACCGATGATATTCTGATCGAAGGGTCGACCCTTTATTACGGAGAACCGGGACCCTTTGCACTCAATGTCAGTTCCGATCAGGTTGAATACGTCAACGCCGAGTCTGAATACGTCAAGATGGACGGCGCCACCTTCCGGGTGGGCAACATCCCCGTTTTCTATATTCCGGGCTACACCTATTACTTAAACAATTCCCCCTACTACCTCGATCTTGATGCCGGTTATGACAGCGAGCTGGGCGCTCACATTCAGAGCACGGCAATGTTTCCGGTAAGTTCCTTCATGCGATTGGGCGCCAACCTCGATCTCTACAGCAACCGTGGCGTCTTGGTGGGACCCGCCGCGCAATATGTCTACAACTCGGAGAACCAGCAGATCGTGGGCGCTCTCAGCACTGGCTGGATTGAAGACCAGGGTGATGACGAAGAGTTGGGCCTGGATATCGTCGGCCAGCAAATCGACTCGACCCGGGGCTTCGCTGAGTGGCGCCATAAGCACCACATCGGCGAGCGTATCAGTATGACCGCCGTGGCCTCCTACTGGTCGGACTCGGAGGTTACTCGCGATTTTCGTGACGATTACTACGACGATAATCAAACCCCCGACAACTTTGCCGAAGCGGCCTACAGCGGTGACAATTTCATCCTCTCGGCCTTTGGTCGCTTTCGCCCCAACGACTTCATATTGACACAGGAACGTCTGCCGGAAGTGCGGTTCGACCTGCTGCCGGTACCGATTTTCAATACCGGTGCCTACCACAAGGCCTCGGCCAGCTATGCCCAGCTCCGGGAGAACTTCGATCTCAATGCACCTCTAATTGAAGGTGAGTCGGATCGTTACGACCTGAGCTACCGGATTGAGCGTCCGATCCACCCGACTTCATGGCTCACCTTTACCCCTCTTGCCGGAGCGCGGTTCACCGGCTACGACAACCAACAGGTGGATCCTTTCCTGCTGCCCGGCGCGGCGCTGGTCGACGATAATTTCACACGGGACATCTACGAACTCGGCTTCGACCTCGAAATGCGGGCCTTCAGCAG
This region includes:
- the glgB gene encoding 1,4-alpha-glucan branching protein GlgB; its protein translation is MITTKAELDSVTKVKCAQPHDILGMHPHKTKDGKKCLLVRAYLDDAKSCEVVDVAKPEGARYPLKKISKDGFFEGLIEDRKDVFRYRLRIERFNGEIRQFFDPYRFLPTISDDDLYLISEGTDTRVHHKMGSHLREVDGVQGASFAVWAPNAQRVSVVGDFNHWNGRYHPMRRIGNSGVWELFIPGLESGMKYKFEIATAQGIPQLKTDPYATFFEAPPHNASIICEVDDYEWGDAAWIKRREKTNWMEEPISVYELHAGSWKLVVEDANRPLTYREMAKELVDYVKEMGYTHVEFMPLSEHPFDGSWGYQVTGFFAPTHRFGSPKDFMYLVDILHQKGIGVIMDWVPAHFPTDSFALAQFDGTALYEHADPRQGFHHDWGTLIFNFGRDEVRGFLIASALAWLERYHIDGLRVDAVASMLYLDYSREEGEWIPNKHGGRENLEAIEFLKKTNVLAHELFPGTLMIAEESTAFPGVTKPVKDGGLGFDMKWNMGWMHDTLQYFSKDPIYRKYEHGQLSFGMLYQYSEHFTQVFSHDEVVHGKGSMIMKMPGEPMSNKAHQLRLLYALMWLWPGKKTLFMGSDFGQSAEWKYNASLDWHLLEYIDHRGIQMLIRDLNHFYRKMPAVAKLDNEEAGFEWINCTDGDNSVLSFLRKGKKKTDGIVAVGNFTPVRREGYRVGVPHAGFWKEVINTDAKDYGGQGYGNCGGIEAEAIEWDGRPYSIKLDVPPFAMCAFRLKA
- the lptD gene encoding LPS assembly protein LptD, coding for MRKIARLTTLCLITALPGLDAALPELSALEPLEFDEESQRLVARGDAILSFEDTRVRADRITYYQEYGLADAEGNVAVTQAGNRLIADRLSYEADKDVFAVDLLRTGQWPFHISGVSAGGTTDDILIEGSTLYYGEPGPFALNVSSDQVEYVNAESEYVKMDGATFRVGNIPVFYIPGYTYYLNNSPYYLDLDAGYDSELGAHIQSTAMFPVSSFMRLGANLDLYSNRGVLVGPAAQYVYNSENQQIVGALSTGWIEDQGDDEELGLDIVGQQIDSTRGFAEWRHKHHIGERISMTAVASYWSDSEVTRDFRDDYYDDNQTPDNFAEAAYSGDNFILSAFGRFRPNDFILTQERLPEVRFDLLPVPIFNTGAYHKASASYAQLRENFDLNAPLIEGESDRYDLSYRIERPIHPTSWLTFTPLAGARFTGYDNQQVDPFLLPGAALVDDNFTRDIYELGFDLEMRAFSSYDTVNRTWDINGLRHIVRPVIRYRYYTDPEDLNEIAAIDRSVFDLERPLLDLSDLRNIDQISERHLTRIGFENLFQTRAKGYGSRTLAALNFYQDVLFDKDTRYDGSDQDTFNASWVEIVMEPAPWLKFELASRFRTESMSMEELRTRTTLRSGEIWELGLSTDLLNKRIDQYRLDFIYRLNERNALLTDLRFDADSGEFTRFRLGLRSRVGSTWQIIYFLTFRDGARRESDVEFGINLTLADPESGI